The Bradyrhizobium sp. CCGB01 genome segment CGGGCTTCAATCCTGCCGATCACGGCGGCTCGCTACCGCGGACGATCAAGGCTGCGGGCGGCGCGGTCTGGTCGCCCTATTTCGGCGATGTGACCGGAGCGCTCATCTCGGAGGCGCACGCACTCGGACTGCGCGTCGTGGTGTGGACGGTCAACAAGCGTGAGGACATGACACGCATGATCGAGCTCGGCGTCGACGGTATCATCTCGGACAGGCCGGATTTGTTGAGAGACATCGCGGGCGAGAAGGGAATTGCGCTGCCGGCGGGGACGCCGGTGGCGCCGTAGAATCCCCCTTGCAGCCTGGATGGAGCGCAGCGAAATCCGGGAGCAGTGTCCGCCGCGCGAAGGCACCCCGGATTGCGCTGCGCTCCATCCGGGCTACGAAGAATCGTTCCTACTCCCCGTCGCGCAGACGCCGGTACAGCGCGCCCAGAATGTTGGAGTAGTCGTCGGTCCAGACCCGCACCCGGTCGTCGGCTTCGGTCTGCTCCCATGACTTGGAGGCGGCGAGCCGGCCGATGTCGGCGTCTTCGCGCGCGGAGATGACGACGTCGGTCGAGAAGATGTAGTCGCTGTCGCGCCCGGAATCCTCGTTGAAGACCCAGCTCTTCAAATCATTGGCGTCGGCGATGCCGACCACGACGGTCTCGAGATCGAGGTGCCGGTTGGAGACGTGCATCACCACGGCGCCGTGCGGAGCCAGCTTGTCCTTGTAGATCTTCATCGCCTCTTCGGTGGCGAGATGGATCGGAATCGCATCCGACGAATAGGCGTCGACGATGATCAGGTCATAAGCGCCGTCGGGCTCCTTCGCGAAGGTGAGGCGGGCATCGCCGATCACCGGCTTCATGTCGGGCATGCAACTCGAAATGTAGCGAAAGTTCTTCGGATCGCTTGCGGCGTCGACCATGGACTGGTCGATCTCGAAGAAGGTCCAGTTCTCGCCCGGCTCGGCGGCGCAGGCGAGCGTACCCGAGCCGACGCCGATCGCGGCGACCTTCAGCGGCGCGCCCTTGCGCTCGCGGATCGCGGTGACGGCCTGACCGATGCCGCCATCCTTGTGGTAGTAGGTGATCGGCTCGGGCCGGCCGGCGACAGGCGTGCCGTCATTGTTGCGGAAGCGCTCGGCGCCGTGGATGGTGGTGCCGTGCATCAGCACGTGGAAATAGCCGCCGGGCGTCACCACGATCTTGTGCACGCCGAAGAAGCTGCGCACCGTCGTGACGCGGCCCTCGTCCGCGGGATAAACGCGGATCAACGCCAGCGCGAGCGCGACGGTCGCAAAGATCTTCCAGCGGCCGGCGTTGAGCGCCAGCGCCAGCAGCGCGGCGAGCACGCCGACAGCGCCTGCGACCCAGACCCGGTGATCCTCGAACCAGGTCGAGATGCCGCCCGTCATGAACGAGGGCACGACGAGCGCCACCGCGAGCGCGGCGAGCGCCAGCCAGTACCATTTCACGATGCCCACCAGCCGCTCGTTCGCGGGCGGCCGGCACAGCGCGGCGAGCGCGATCAGGATCGGATATTCGGCGATCCATGAGAAGGTGAATGGGGCGACGAGGCCGGCGAACAGCCCGCCGACCATGCCGCCGAACGACAGCGCGACATAGAAGCCGGTGAGATATCTGGCGGCCGGCCGTGTCCGCGCCAGTTCGCCGTGGCAGGCCATGGCGATGACGAAGAAGCACAATTGGTGGCCGCCGAGGGTCAGCAGCAGATTCTGTTCGCCGCCGAAGGCCAGCAGGAAGATGACGCCCGCGATCGCGACCGGCTGGAGCATCAGCATCCATTTGTGCGGCAGCAGCGGCCGCGACTGGAACACCACCACCCAGGTGAGCAGATACAGCGACAGCGGCAGCACCCAGAGCAACGGCGCCGCCGCGACGTCGGTCGAGATGTGCGCGGTGACGGCGATGAGCAGGCCTGACGGCACCGCGGCGAGGAAGATCCAGCGCAGCCGCGTCACCATGTCAGGCGCGGGCGCATTGACGTCCTCGGTCTGCACGTCCACCACGGCAAGCTTCGGCGAGCGCAGCAGCAGCACGCCGCAGGCTGCAATGAGGAGAATCAGGAGGCCATAGCCGCCGGTCCAGAGCCGGTTCTGCGTGTGCAAAGTGAACATCGGCTCCAGCAGGAACGGATAGGACAACAGCGCGAGAAAGCTGCCGATGTTGGAGGAGGCATAGAGGAAATAGGGATCGTGCCCGGCGGGATGGCCGGTGCGGACGAACCAGGCCTGCAGCAGCGGATTGTTGGCGGCGAGTGCGAAGAACGGCAAGCCGATCGAGACCACGAACAGGCCGAGCAGCCAGAAGGCATAGCCGGAGGCCGGCGGCTCACCATAGGCGGTGGCGATGCCGAGCGGCAGCGTGGCGAAGGCTGCGATCAGCAAAACCAGATGCACCGCGACCGGGACGATCCGGTTCCTGACCTGCATCAAGAGGTGTGCATAGGCATAGCCCGCCAGCAGCAGCGACTGAAAGAACACCATCGCCACCGACCACACCGCCGGCGAGCCGCCGAGCCGCGGCAGCACCATCTTCGTGAACAGCGGCTGCACCGAGAACAACAGCAGCGCGCTGACGAAGATCGCGGCGGTGTAGACCGTCAGCAGCAACCGGTTGCGCGACGAGGACGGCTGCTCCGTGGCGGCGGGTTGCACGATCGAATCCATGGAAGCTCCAGCAAAAGCGTTTTCCGGCGAGGTGGGCACCGGTCGCGCGAGAAAACGCGTCGGATAAGTCCTCCGGCGGGCGCCGGACGCGCGCAATGGAGCACAAGGCGCCTGAACGGGCAATAAAGGGACACGTGATGTTGCAGCGACGATTGCTTGATATAGAGATGTCATTCCGGGGCGCCTCGAAGAGGCGAACCCGGAACCTCGAGATTCCGGGTTCGATGCTGCGCATCGCCCCGGAATGACGCCAGGGACATCATGAGCGAAACCGACGTCGTCATCATCGGCGCTGGCCATAACGGCCTCACCTGCGCGGCCTATCTCGCGATGGCGGGCCTGCGCGTGCGCGTGGTCGAGCGCCGCAAGGTGGTCGGCGGGGCCGCGGTCACGGAGGAGTTTCATCCGGGCTTCCGCAATTCGGTCGCGGCCTACACCGTGAGCCTGCTCAATCCGCAGGTGATCCGCGACCTCGCCCTTGCCGAGCAGGGCCTGCGGGTCGTCGAGCGGCGCGCGCAGAATTTCCTGCCTGCGCCCGACGGCAGCTATCTCCTCACCGGCGAGGGGCGGACGAAGGCGTCGGTCGCGCGGCTCAGCGCGCATGATGCGGAGGCGCTCGACGGGTTCTCGCGCGAGCTGGAAGATATCGCCGACGTGCTCAGGCAGTTCGTGCTGCGCGCGCCACCGAACCTGCTCGACGGCTTTGGCACGAGCGCGATCCGCGAAGCCGTGAATGCGTTCCAGAGCGCCAACATCCTGCGCACCCTGACGCTTGAGCAAAGCCGCAGCCTGCTCGATCTCTTCACCCGCTCGGCCGGCGAGATGCTGGACGAGCGCTTCGAGCATGATCTGGTCAAAGCACTGTTCGGCTTCGATGCCATCGTCGGCAACTATGCCAGTCCGTACGCCGCCGGCTCGGCCTACGTGATGCTGCATCACGCCTTCGGCGAGGTGAACGGCAAGAAGGGCGTTTGGGGCCACGCCATCGGCGGCATGGGCGCGATCACGCAGGCGATGGCGCGCACCGCACAGGGCCGCGGCGTCGCGATCGACACCGATGCGGGCGTGCGCGAGGTGATCGTCGAGCGTGACCGCGCGGTCGGCGTGGTGCTGGACAACGGCGAGACGATCCGCGCGAAATATGTCGCGGCCAACGTCAATCCAAAGCTGCTCTATACGCGGCTGATCGCGGCCGACGCGCTGCCGAAGGACTTCCTCAACCGCATCCGGCACTGGAAGAACGGCTCCGGCACCTTTCGCATGAACGTGGCGCTGGACCGCTTGCCCTCCTTCACCGCGCTCCCGGGCGATGGCGATCACCTCTCCTCCGGCATCATCCTGGCACCGAGCCTCGATTACATGGATCGCGCGTATCTCGACGCGCGCGCGCAGGGCTGGAGCAGCTCACCCGTCGTCGAGATGCTGATCCCGTCCACGCTCGACGACACGCTTGCACCGGAGGGCAAACACGTCGCGAGCCTGTTCTGCCAGCACGTCGCGCCCGAACTGCCCGGCGGAAAATCCTGGGACGACCATCGCGAAGAGGTCGCCGATCTCATGATCGCGACGGTGGACACATATGCGCCGGGCTTTGCCGCAAGCGTGCTCGGCCGGCAAGTCCTGTCCCCGCTCGATCTCGAGCGGCAATTCGGCCTCCTCGGCGGCGACATCTTCCACGGCGCGCTGACGCTGAACCAGCTGTTCTCGGCGCGGCCGATGCTGGGTCATGCCGATTATCGCGGGCCCCTGAAGGGCCTCTATCACTGCGGCTCCGGCGCCCATCCCGGCGGCGGCGTCACCGG includes the following:
- a CDS encoding NAD(P)/FAD-dependent oxidoreductase; translated protein: MSETDVVIIGAGHNGLTCAAYLAMAGLRVRVVERRKVVGGAAVTEEFHPGFRNSVAAYTVSLLNPQVIRDLALAEQGLRVVERRAQNFLPAPDGSYLLTGEGRTKASVARLSAHDAEALDGFSRELEDIADVLRQFVLRAPPNLLDGFGTSAIREAVNAFQSANILRTLTLEQSRSLLDLFTRSAGEMLDERFEHDLVKALFGFDAIVGNYASPYAAGSAYVMLHHAFGEVNGKKGVWGHAIGGMGAITQAMARTAQGRGVAIDTDAGVREVIVERDRAVGVVLDNGETIRAKYVAANVNPKLLYTRLIAADALPKDFLNRIRHWKNGSGTFRMNVALDRLPSFTALPGDGDHLSSGIILAPSLDYMDRAYLDARAQGWSSSPVVEMLIPSTLDDTLAPEGKHVASLFCQHVAPELPGGKSWDDHREEVADLMIATVDTYAPGFAASVLGRQVLSPLDLERQFGLLGGDIFHGALTLNQLFSARPMLGHADYRGPLKGLYHCGSGAHPGGGVTGAPGHNAAQAILRDHRSLFGSRG
- a CDS encoding fused MFS/spermidine synthase codes for the protein MDSIVQPAATEQPSSSRNRLLLTVYTAAIFVSALLLFSVQPLFTKMVLPRLGGSPAVWSVAMVFFQSLLLAGYAYAHLLMQVRNRIVPVAVHLVLLIAAFATLPLGIATAYGEPPASGYAFWLLGLFVVSIGLPFFALAANNPLLQAWFVRTGHPAGHDPYFLYASSNIGSFLALLSYPFLLEPMFTLHTQNRLWTGGYGLLILLIAACGVLLLRSPKLAVVDVQTEDVNAPAPDMVTRLRWIFLAAVPSGLLIAVTAHISTDVAAAPLLWVLPLSLYLLTWVVVFQSRPLLPHKWMLMLQPVAIAGVIFLLAFGGEQNLLLTLGGHQLCFFVIAMACHGELARTRPAARYLTGFYVALSFGGMVGGLFAGLVAPFTFSWIAEYPILIALAALCRPPANERLVGIVKWYWLALAALAVALVVPSFMTGGISTWFEDHRVWVAGAVGVLAALLALALNAGRWKIFATVALALALIRVYPADEGRVTTVRSFFGVHKIVVTPGGYFHVLMHGTTIHGAERFRNNDGTPVAGRPEPITYYHKDGGIGQAVTAIRERKGAPLKVAAIGVGSGTLACAAEPGENWTFFEIDQSMVDAASDPKNFRYISSCMPDMKPVIGDARLTFAKEPDGAYDLIIVDAYSSDAIPIHLATEEAMKIYKDKLAPHGAVVMHVSNRHLDLETVVVGIADANDLKSWVFNEDSGRDSDYIFSTDVVISAREDADIGRLAASKSWEQTEADDRVRVWTDDYSNILGALYRRLRDGE